Proteins encoded together in one Neobacillus sp. FSL H8-0543 window:
- the spoVID gene encoding stage VI sporulation protein D, translated as MRKWETKGGVALSQENQSCLRFSLEESLWFRKGQEVDELLSISLDPDITIQENDQYVTIRGSLELTGEYKSNEENNGSEDESVANQKYVERVDVREEGNCEFSHRFPVDITIPNNRIQSIYDIDVIVDSFDYSFAERSCLKLSAELTISGLYDTAQNELVAEEEDILREEVEEVVETESAHEELQYEVLHRYQPEDEEENHFLFAAEAKKQREEEKQEAVPDLPTLNYQPQNEPEAKEEELQPTWSFQESRSEGNKPPAEVIVEQAEVLEFHPAEEESPIKVEEVALKDDESSSSPEHTPKHVLKKKASKKKTMTLTEFFARKEEGTEQAKVKMCIVQKGDTLDNLADRYDVSVPNLLRVNNLELGQDVYEGQVLYVPYSYAKK; from the coding sequence TTGCGTAAATGGGAAACGAAAGGAGGAGTCGCTTTGTCTCAGGAGAATCAATCGTGCCTAAGATTTTCCTTGGAGGAATCTTTGTGGTTTAGAAAAGGACAGGAAGTCGATGAGCTTTTGTCCATTTCTTTAGACCCAGACATTACTATCCAGGAAAACGATCAGTACGTAACCATACGTGGTTCGTTAGAATTGACTGGTGAATATAAAAGCAACGAGGAAAACAATGGTAGTGAGGATGAGAGCGTAGCGAACCAAAAGTATGTCGAAAGAGTAGATGTTCGAGAAGAAGGAAACTGTGAATTTTCACATCGTTTTCCGGTTGATATCACCATTCCAAATAATCGAATTCAAAGCATTTATGATATTGATGTCATCGTTGATTCATTCGATTATTCATTTGCAGAACGCAGTTGTCTTAAGTTGTCTGCGGAACTAACAATTAGCGGTCTATATGACACAGCTCAAAACGAACTAGTGGCGGAAGAAGAGGATATTCTTCGTGAAGAAGTAGAGGAAGTGGTTGAAACGGAATCAGCACATGAAGAACTGCAATACGAGGTACTTCACCGTTACCAACCTGAAGACGAAGAGGAAAATCACTTCTTGTTTGCAGCAGAAGCAAAAAAACAGCGGGAAGAGGAGAAACAGGAAGCTGTTCCGGATCTGCCGACCTTAAATTATCAACCACAGAATGAACCAGAAGCCAAGGAAGAAGAACTCCAGCCTACGTGGAGCTTCCAAGAGTCCCGCAGTGAAGGAAATAAACCGCCGGCGGAGGTAATTGTCGAACAGGCAGAAGTTCTTGAATTCCATCCTGCAGAAGAGGAATCTCCAATCAAAGTGGAAGAGGTTGCATTGAAGGACGATGAAAGTTCTTCCTCACCAGAGCATACTCCAAAACATGTGCTTAAAAAGAAAGCTTCAAAAAAGAAGACGATGACGCTGACGGAGTTCTTTGCCCGAAAGGAAGAAGGCACTGAACAAGCGAAAGTAAAAATGTGTATTGTCCAAAAAGGGGATACACTCGATAACCTTGCCGATCGTTACGATGTTTCTGTCCCTAATCTGCTAAGGGTAAATAATCTTGAATTGGGTCAGGATGTGTATGAAGGGCAAGTATTATATGTCCCATACTCCTATGCGAAAAAATAA
- a CDS encoding valine--tRNA ligase has translation METKELTMPTKYDPQTIEQGRYEWWLKGKFFEAKGDESKQPYSIVIPPPNVTGKLHLGHAWDTTLQDIVTRMKRMQGYDVLWLPGMDHAGIATQAKVEEKLRSEGKSRYDLGREKFVEETWKWKEEYASHIRQQWAKVGLGLDYSRERFTLDEGLSKAVQEVFVTLYQKGLIYRGEYIINWDPSTKTAISDIEVIYKDIQGAFYHMRYPLADGSGHIEIATTRPETMLGDTAVAVHPEDDRYKHLIGKTVILPIVGREIPIVGDDYVDMEFGSGAVKITPAHDPNDFEIGNRHNLERVLVMNEDGSMNAKAGKYQDMDRFECRKQIVKDLQEQGVLFKIEDHMHSVGHSERSGAVVEPYLSTQWFVKMQPLADEAIALQNKEEKVNFVPDRFEKTYLRWMENIRDWCISRQLWWGHRIPAWYHKETGEIYVGNEAPADSENWEQDKDVLDTWFSSALWPFSTMGWPDKESADFKRYFPTDALVTGYDIIFFWVSRMIFQSIEFTGERPFKDVLIHGLVRDEQGRKMSKSLGNGVDPMDVIDKYGADSLRYFLSTGSSPGQDLRYSTEKVESTWNFANKIWNASRFALMNMDGMKFEEIDFSGEKSVADKWILNQLNETIETVTRLSARYEFGEVGRALYNFIWDDFCDWYIEMAKLPLYGEDEAAKKTTRSILAHVLDQTMRLLHPFMPFITEEIWQNLPHQGESITIAKWPEVDPALTDAQAAQEMKMLMEMIRSVRNIRAEVNTPMSKKVKMLVKVKDEDILNALEKNRGYIEKFCNPEELQIGTDIETPDKAMTAIVTGLEIILPLEGLINIDEEIARLEKEYEKYSKEVERVEKKLSNEGFMKKAPESVVLEERAKEKDYREKRTMVEARIKELRG, from the coding sequence ATGGAAACAAAGGAATTGACGATGCCAACAAAGTACGATCCACAAACGATCGAACAAGGGCGCTATGAATGGTGGCTAAAAGGAAAGTTTTTTGAAGCAAAAGGTGATGAGAGCAAACAGCCTTATTCGATTGTTATTCCGCCGCCAAACGTTACTGGAAAGCTTCATTTAGGGCATGCATGGGATACGACATTACAAGATATCGTTACACGAATGAAACGGATGCAGGGCTATGATGTTCTTTGGCTACCGGGAATGGACCACGCGGGAATTGCTACCCAGGCGAAGGTAGAAGAAAAACTTCGCAGCGAAGGCAAAAGCCGGTATGACTTAGGACGAGAGAAGTTTGTTGAGGAAACATGGAAGTGGAAGGAAGAATATGCTTCACATATTCGCCAGCAGTGGGCAAAGGTTGGCTTAGGACTAGATTATAGCCGTGAGCGGTTTACGCTTGATGAAGGACTGTCTAAGGCCGTTCAGGAAGTTTTTGTTACCCTTTATCAAAAAGGTTTGATATATCGCGGTGAATACATTATCAACTGGGATCCTTCAACAAAAACAGCCATCTCTGATATCGAGGTTATTTATAAAGATATTCAAGGTGCTTTCTATCATATGAGATATCCGCTAGCAGACGGTTCAGGACATATTGAAATTGCAACCACTCGCCCTGAGACCATGCTTGGTGATACCGCGGTTGCCGTTCATCCGGAAGATGACCGCTATAAGCATTTAATCGGTAAAACGGTAATCCTGCCAATCGTTGGTCGTGAAATTCCGATTGTTGGTGATGATTATGTTGATATGGAATTCGGTTCCGGAGCGGTAAAAATTACTCCAGCACATGATCCAAATGACTTTGAAATCGGTAATCGCCACAACCTGGAGCGCGTTCTTGTCATGAACGAAGATGGTTCAATGAATGCGAAAGCTGGTAAATATCAAGACATGGATCGCTTTGAATGCCGCAAGCAAATTGTGAAAGACCTTCAGGAACAAGGCGTTCTATTCAAAATAGAAGACCACATGCACTCAGTAGGACACTCTGAACGCAGCGGAGCGGTTGTTGAGCCTTACCTATCAACACAATGGTTCGTTAAGATGCAGCCGCTTGCGGACGAGGCGATTGCATTGCAAAACAAGGAAGAAAAGGTTAATTTTGTTCCCGATCGATTTGAAAAGACTTATCTTCGCTGGATGGAAAACATCCGTGATTGGTGTATTTCAAGACAGCTTTGGTGGGGCCATCGGATTCCTGCTTGGTACCATAAGGAAACCGGTGAAATCTATGTTGGCAATGAAGCGCCAGCTGACAGTGAAAATTGGGAGCAGGACAAGGATGTATTAGATACTTGGTTCAGTTCAGCTCTTTGGCCATTCTCAACGATGGGCTGGCCTGATAAGGAATCTGCGGATTTCAAGCGCTATTTCCCGACAGATGCACTTGTAACAGGCTATGATATCATTTTCTTCTGGGTATCGAGAATGATTTTCCAAAGTATTGAATTTACTGGCGAGCGTCCATTTAAAGATGTTCTTATCCATGGACTCGTTCGTGATGAGCAAGGGCGGAAGATGAGTAAGTCGTTAGGTAATGGTGTTGATCCAATGGATGTTATTGATAAGTATGGTGCCGATTCACTGCGCTACTTCTTATCAACTGGAAGTTCACCAGGGCAGGATTTGCGCTATAGTACCGAGAAGGTAGAATCAACCTGGAACTTTGCCAATAAGATTTGGAACGCTTCCCGTTTTGCATTGATGAATATGGACGGAATGAAGTTTGAAGAAATCGATTTTAGCGGTGAAAAATCCGTTGCTGATAAGTGGATTCTTAATCAGCTAAATGAAACAATTGAAACCGTAACGAGACTGTCTGCACGCTATGAATTTGGCGAAGTAGGCAGGGCGCTTTACAACTTCATTTGGGATGATTTCTGTGACTGGTATATTGAAATGGCGAAGCTCCCGCTTTACGGTGAGGACGAAGCGGCTAAGAAAACGACCCGTTCCATTCTTGCACATGTATTAGATCAAACGATGCGCCTATTGCATCCGTTCATGCCATTCATTACCGAAGAAATCTGGCAAAACCTTCCTCATCAAGGGGAGTCCATCACGATTGCGAAATGGCCGGAAGTAGATCCTGCTCTTACCGATGCACAAGCAGCGCAAGAAATGAAAATGCTAATGGAAATGATTCGTTCTGTTCGGAATATCCGTGCAGAGGTTAATACGCCAATGAGCAAAAAAGTTAAAATGCTTGTTAAGGTAAAGGATGAAGACATCCTGAACGCACTAGAGAAAAACCGCGGCTATATTGAAAAATTCTGTAACCCGGAAGAATTACAAATCGGTACAGACATCGAAACACCTGATAAGGCAATGACGGCGATTGTCACTGGCTTAGAAATCATCCTTCCGCTTGAAGGCTTGATTAACATTGATGAAGAAATTGCTCGCCTCGAAAAGGAATATGAGAAATACTCAAAAGAAGTCGAAAGAGTCGAAAAGAAGCTAAGCAACGAAGGCTTTATGAAGAAGGCTCCTGAAAGTGTTGTTTTAGAAGAACGTGCAAAAGAAAAAGATTACCGAGAAAAAAGAACAATGGTGGAAGCACGGATAAAAGAGTTAAGAGGATAA
- a CDS encoding O-antigen ligase family protein has product MFWFIILFPLLIYPWGIDPYYTTVKANYLYIFVIGTWLYIMFRRNYRSLMPEKHDKNVVILLLIFLTLIEISTAFSSRSYTSVYGLIDRKEGLLSFFSYCSIFLFSYRLIKVERITKLITGMAIVSGIVSIYGILQHYKLDFLPRNSAMRNYGGTYTFFDNPNFFGSYLVLAILITIPIYLIAKDRKYQSLYFISLCLAFIALIFTRTRSGYLGVFFGIVLISLFVVVFRKYLWKRWAVLLTTLAIILFIINYTEKGHYIDRMSTVVTESYQIATNKSTGHEGSNRFFIWKESLPLIKEYFWIGSGPDSFEFVFPATPEERQEFLGSPSIIVDKAHNEYLQIAVTLGTPALLTYLLFIGIILRKAFQAIKATKGNEKILLFGLISTILGYLVQAFFNISTVPVAPLFWAILGITLAKSSWHLSSEKVHAGQEGSLRVKDENQSA; this is encoded by the coding sequence ATGTTTTGGTTTATCATTCTATTTCCCCTCCTCATTTACCCTTGGGGAATTGATCCCTACTACACAACAGTTAAGGCTAATTATTTATATATTTTCGTAATTGGGACTTGGCTGTATATCATGTTTAGGAGAAATTACCGTTCTCTTATGCCTGAAAAGCACGATAAAAATGTGGTTATTCTATTACTGATATTCTTAACTTTGATAGAAATCTCAACAGCTTTTTCTTCACGATCTTATACATCAGTGTATGGCTTGATTGACCGTAAAGAAGGACTGCTTTCTTTCTTTTCGTATTGTAGTATTTTTCTATTTTCCTATCGGCTAATAAAAGTGGAAAGAATCACCAAATTAATTACAGGTATGGCGATTGTATCTGGTATTGTTTCAATATATGGAATACTACAGCATTATAAATTAGATTTTCTTCCAAGAAATAGTGCGATGAGAAATTACGGTGGAACCTACACTTTCTTTGATAATCCGAATTTTTTTGGTTCTTATCTAGTGTTAGCCATATTAATCACAATCCCCATTTATTTAATTGCTAAGGATCGAAAATATCAATCACTATATTTTATCTCTCTTTGTTTAGCCTTTATTGCACTGATTTTTACAAGAACAAGAAGTGGATATCTGGGTGTGTTCTTTGGAATTGTGTTAATTTCACTCTTTGTAGTTGTTTTTCGAAAATATCTTTGGAAAAGATGGGCAGTATTATTAACTACATTGGCAATCATCTTATTTATCATTAATTATACTGAAAAAGGTCACTATATTGATCGTATGAGTACGGTTGTAACAGAGTCTTATCAGATTGCAACAAATAAAAGTACTGGCCATGAAGGCTCAAATCGCTTTTTCATCTGGAAGGAATCGCTACCTTTAATCAAAGAATACTTTTGGATTGGTTCAGGTCCGGATTCATTTGAATTCGTTTTTCCAGCAACCCCAGAAGAACGTCAAGAATTCTTAGGAAGCCCTAGCATAATAGTAGATAAAGCACATAATGAATATTTACAAATTGCGGTTACATTAGGAACACCAGCACTCCTGACGTATTTACTTTTCATAGGAATTATTTTAAGGAAGGCATTTCAAGCAATAAAAGCGACGAAAGGCAATGAAAAAATCCTCTTGTTTGGCTTAATTTCTACTATACTTGGTTATCTTGTCCAGGCATTTTTTAATATTAGTACGGTACCGGTAGCGCCATTATTTTGGGCAATCCTAGGTATTACTCTGGCTAAGTCGTCATGGCATCTTAGCAGTGAAAAAGTACATGCAGGTCAAGAAGGATCTTTGCGAGTTAAGGATGAGAATCAAAGTGCTTAA
- the hemL gene encoding glutamate-1-semialdehyde 2,1-aminomutase gives MRSYTKSIEAFKEAQTLLPGGVNSPVRAFKSVDMDPIFMEKGKGSKIYDIDGNEYIDYVLSWGPLILGHTNDRVVEGIKKVAELGTSFGAPTLMENELAKLVIERVPSIEIVRMVSSGTEATMSALRLARGYTGRSKILKFEGCYHGHGDSLLIKAGSGVATLGLPDSPGVPEGVAKNTITVPYNDLEAVRFAFEQFGEDIACIIVEPVAGNMGLVPPLPGFLEGLREITTDNGTLLIFDEVMTGFRVGYNCAQGFFNVTPDITCLGKVIGGGLPVGAYGGKAEIMEKIAPAGPIYQAGTLSGNPLAMTAGYETLIQLTPESYDEFIRKGDLLEKGIKAAAEKYDIPCTFNRAGSMIGFFFTNEEVIDYETAKKSNLKFFAAYYREMANQGVFLPPSQFEGLFLSTEHTDEDIEKTIQAVEIAFSKLK, from the coding sequence ATGCGCTCTTATACAAAATCAATTGAAGCTTTTAAAGAAGCCCAAACCCTTTTGCCAGGCGGTGTGAACAGCCCCGTTCGTGCCTTTAAATCGGTCGATATGGATCCGATTTTCATGGAAAAAGGAAAAGGCTCTAAAATATATGATATCGACGGCAATGAATATATTGATTACGTCCTCTCATGGGGACCGCTAATCCTAGGCCACACAAACGACCGTGTGGTTGAGGGAATTAAAAAGGTTGCTGAGCTTGGTACAAGCTTTGGAGCACCAACATTGATGGAAAATGAACTGGCAAAGCTTGTCATTGAACGTGTACCTTCGATTGAGATCGTACGGATGGTATCTTCCGGAACAGAAGCAACGATGAGTGCGCTGCGTCTTGCACGCGGCTACACAGGTCGCAGCAAGATTTTGAAATTTGAAGGCTGCTACCATGGTCATGGGGATTCGTTGCTGATTAAGGCCGGTTCTGGGGTCGCTACACTCGGTTTGCCTGACAGCCCAGGTGTACCTGAAGGCGTTGCTAAAAACACAATAACGGTACCTTACAATGATTTAGAAGCGGTTCGGTTTGCGTTCGAACAATTCGGCGAGGACATTGCATGTATTATCGTTGAACCGGTTGCCGGAAATATGGGGCTTGTACCGCCACTTCCAGGATTCCTTGAAGGTCTTCGTGAAATAACTACTGATAACGGCACATTGCTTATTTTTGATGAAGTAATGACAGGTTTCCGTGTAGGCTATAACTGTGCACAAGGATTCTTTAATGTAACTCCGGATATTACTTGTCTCGGTAAAGTAATAGGTGGCGGTCTTCCTGTTGGAGCATACGGCGGTAAAGCTGAAATTATGGAAAAAATTGCGCCGGCTGGACCTATTTATCAGGCAGGAACGCTTTCAGGTAACCCGCTTGCAATGACTGCTGGCTATGAAACTTTAATTCAGTTAACTCCGGAAAGCTACGATGAATTTATTCGTAAGGGCGATCTGCTTGAAAAAGGAATTAAAGCTGCAGCTGAAAAATATGATATTCCTTGTACCTTTAACCGTGCAGGTTCAATGATCGGTTTCTTCTTTACAAATGAAGAGGTTATTGATTATGAAACCGCAAAGAAATCAAATTTAAAGTTCTTTGCAGCCTATTATCGTGAAATGGCTAATCAAGGTGTGTTCTTGCCACCATCACAATTCGAAGGCTTGTTCCTATCAACAGAACATACCGATGAAGATATTGAAAAAACTATTCAAGCAGTGGAAATTGCGTTTTCAAAACTTAAATAA
- the ysxE gene encoding spore coat protein YsxE, producing MNDSNRLEALAPILNNYQVKPYFAEQQGSIQKIYSNKGTFALKKINPANGTDFIRHVHQLYQKGFNRIVPIFPTMDGRYAVLHDKALYYLMPWMENEVKEDRQQKNKQLFRELARLHTLSAKEIKVNKEERAEHYEKTIQQFEKHQEFLDGYIDQCEQKTYMSPFELCYCLYYNEISQALGYSKARFEDWYEKTKDNEKARMVITHGKLSSEHFLYDDKGYGYFINFEDAHYGAPFHDLLPYLSRALNTQPKRNDEVVEWIYHYFKFFPFKADEKFLFYSYLAYPIPIIQVAERFNKKPHPKNELKFIRQLQRSYWQLKNSEYVVMEMTKLDQQEQQAKEGAQQQD from the coding sequence ATGAATGACTCAAATCGGCTGGAAGCACTTGCTCCAATTTTAAATAATTATCAAGTAAAGCCGTATTTCGCAGAACAACAGGGCAGCATCCAAAAAATCTATTCAAATAAAGGGACATTTGCCTTAAAAAAAATCAACCCAGCGAACGGAACTGATTTTATCCGCCATGTGCATCAACTATATCAAAAAGGCTTTAACCGGATTGTACCAATCTTCCCCACGATGGATGGAAGGTATGCCGTCCTTCATGATAAAGCACTTTATTACCTCATGCCGTGGATGGAAAATGAAGTAAAGGAAGACCGGCAGCAAAAGAATAAGCAGCTCTTTCGTGAATTGGCAAGACTTCACACGCTTTCTGCGAAAGAAATCAAAGTAAATAAAGAAGAACGCGCAGAGCATTATGAAAAAACAATTCAGCAGTTTGAAAAGCATCAGGAATTTCTTGATGGCTATATTGACCAATGTGAACAAAAGACCTATATGTCGCCCTTTGAACTTTGCTATTGCTTGTACTATAACGAAATAAGTCAGGCGCTTGGTTATTCGAAAGCAAGATTTGAAGATTGGTATGAAAAAACAAAGGACAATGAAAAAGCGCGGATGGTCATCACCCATGGGAAGCTATCCTCTGAGCATTTCCTCTATGATGACAAAGGCTACGGTTATTTCATAAATTTTGAGGATGCCCACTATGGTGCGCCCTTTCATGATCTATTGCCCTACCTATCCCGTGCCTTAAATACCCAGCCAAAGCGGAATGATGAGGTAGTGGAGTGGATTTATCATTATTTTAAATTCTTTCCTTTCAAGGCAGATGAAAAGTTCTTGTTTTATAGCTATTTAGCTTATCCAATACCAATTATCCAAGTAGCAGAACGCTTTAATAAAAAGCCGCATCCAAAGAATGAATTAAAGTTTATCCGACAGCTGCAGCGCAGTTACTGGCAATTAAAAAATTCTGAGTATGTTGTAATGGAAATGACGAAACTAGATCAACAGGAACAGCAGGCAAAAGAAGGAGCCCAGCAGCAAGATTAA